In Phaeodactylum tricornutum CCAP 1055/1 chromosome 10, whole genome shotgun sequence, a single genomic region encodes these proteins:
- a CDS encoding predicted protein: protein MVSVSKVPTRSANGSSRRNAVGSSGLTVFVCRLVLGLTVVALGAWYYQVATPDSFVTSGLHSYTMPLVALASSVTDLTIAATSDKNAAQIKAWRKALQDQCTSAQTAEQVQAVGAVNKGYFSGLGSSPPLQPRGDAAIKRCQRVLLDFGANIGDTSGKLMDAGFVGCDRSDDLKTQLVPPAYDMETKTWQEASFGRRKVARNPLTTQFVQLMRSFGSLTGPEDYCYYGVEGNPVFTKQLQAHEDYIMNLNPRPIQHMHFFTESVGAGTDGMTKLYLDTINTEQNFWGSSILQGHQDVRKSADVSKGEKLETVAADVMGYTIGTLLRKTTNAFAPDAQPHEQSGGHFILKVDIEGGEYPLLDEAAREGTLCEYVKMGNQADVYIEYHSQRVTGPNPLVKTKLETKKNLEECGVTFRGLGAWWA, encoded by the coding sequence aTGGTTTCAGTTAGCAAAGTTCCCACTCGTTCAGCGAACGGTTCCTCCCGTAGAAACGCTGTGGGAAGTAGTGGATTGACGGTGTTCGTCTGCAGGTTGGTGCTGGGCTTGACGGTAGTCGCGCTTGGAGCCTGGTACTACCAAGTAGCGACTCCGGATAGTTTTGTCACAAGCGGTTTGCATTCGTACACTATGCCGTTGGTAGCCTTGGCAAGCTCAGTCACGGACCTTACGATTGCGGCAACTTCGGATAAGAATGCGGCTCAGATCAAGGCGTGGCGTAAAGCGTTGCAAGATCAATGCACAAGCGCCCAAACCGCCGAGCAAGTCCAAGCCGTTGGTGCAGTCAACAAAGGATATTTTTCAGGATTAGGGAGCTCACCCCCTCTGCAACCGCGCGGGGATGCAGCAATAAAGCGATGTCAACGGGTCTTGTTGGATTTTGGTGCCAACATTGGGGATACTTCGGGAAAACTAATGGACGCTGGATTTGTGGGTTGTGACCGCTCCGACGACCTGAAAACTCAGCTTGTGCCACCAGCGTACGATATGGAGACAAAGACTTGGCAGGAAGCTAGTTTTGGACGCCGCAAAGTAGCCCGAAACCCGCTTACGACACAATTTGTACAACTTATGCGTTCCTTTGGGTCGCTTACCGGCCCTGAGGATTACTGCTACTACGGCGTCGAAGGCAACCCTGTTTTCACTAAACAACTTCAGGCGCATGAAGACTATATCATGAACTTGAATCCACGCCCAATTCAACACATGCACTTTTTTACGGAATCTGTGGGTGCTGGAACGGATGGTATGACAAAACTGTATCTTGACACAATCAACACCGAACAAAATTTTTGGGGGAGTAGTATTTTACAGGGCCACCAAGACGTACGCAAGAGTGCTGACGTTTCCAAGGGCGAAAAATTGGAGACTGTCGCCGCAGACGTGATGGGCTACACCATTGGAacacttttgcgaaaaacCACAAATGCCTTTGCTCCAGATGCTCAACCACACGAACAAAGTGGTGGTCATTTCATTCTCAAAGTGGACATCGAGGGTGGCGAATATCCACTTCTAGACGAGGCCGCCCGCGAAGGAACGTTGTGTGAGTACGTCAAAATGGGCAATCAGGCCGACGTTTACATTGAGTACCACAGTCAACGCGTAACAGGCCCGAATCCACTGGTCAAGACAAAGcttgaaaccaaaaaaaatCTAGAAGAGTGCGGCGTAACCTTCCGTGGTCTAGGGGCTTGGTGGGCATAG
- the PEPCase_1 gene encoding predicted protein (phosphoenolpyruvate carboxylase with a mitochondrial precursor sequence.) yields MLSSSCRRSFLAAKTRLRSCVTTSLSTGCPWSAISSGSTSRHIDRFFSTHSSFDEPNPSLFGASPLQASTVSSDATSIPSNEADRDIQLRADIKVMGSLLGRIIQTHEGAEVLEKVETMRGLAKTWRDQGAGRDPSTKQAADQTFQNLAAYAKSFTDAELFTVSRAFTHFLAIANAAESHHRGRRLKQSRLLSDESSGALYPKPDSVGGVLPSLLAQGHDADAIYDALTSQTTELVLTAHPTEVNRRTILNKKRRIQRILTMADQQRQLGASSVFEQAELNDALYREISSIWLSDEVSRIKPSPETEAEKGTLVLETVLWEAVPTFLRKLDATTREFLGKPLPLDSSPIRFASWMGGDRDGNPNVKPDTTRQVCLRNRQKAATLFARNLRTLEAELSLTTCSREVREVVGAAREPYRIFLQPMIRKMEATTDWAAQELAILQKRRSGDKSASGIASVASTNVEGIYLDQEEFRAELLTIYRSLQETGNEVAASGILTDIIRNLSSFGLTLIPLDVRQESDRHEEALDAITRYLGLGSYIQWDEQTRVSWLTTQISSKRPLLRAGVWYEHPDYFSPTAIDTLEISRMIAEQHEGSLGAYVISQATSASDVLAVLLLQLDAGVKKPLRVAPLFETLDDLNGAADTMRQLFSLPAYMGTIGGKQEVMIGYSDSAKDAGRMAATWAQYETQETLAKLAKEFGVDMTFFHGKGGTVGRGGNPQTFTAIMAHAPKTINGHFRVTEQGEMISQNFGYADRAERTMDIYTAAVLAEKLSERPKVKDEWRSMMKILSDISCEAYRQVVRKDERFVPYFRSATPELELSNLNIGSRPAKRKATGGVESLRAIPWNFAWTQTRFNLPTWLGVGDAIGQLLKSDRAPLLRELYREARAFQTMVDLVEMVLAKSEPAIAAHYDSVLVKDPKAKELGKEVRQLHMATEEAILDLTEHKKLGENNAVLQRALVVRNPYVDCLNILQVETLDRLRQVEEGKEDKVLKDALLTTITGVANGMGNTG; encoded by the coding sequence ATGTTGTCGTCTTCCTGCCGTCGAAGTTTCCTTGCGGCGAAGACTCGGTTGCGCTCATGCGTGACCACGTCGTTGTCGACGGGTTGTCCGTGGAGTGCCATTTCCAGCGGATCCACAAGTCGCCATATCGATCGGTTTTTTTCGACCCACAGTTCCTTCGATGAACCCAACCCGTCCTTGTTTGGTGCTTCTCCATTGCAAGCGTCGACGGTATCCAGCGATGCTACTTCGATCCCTTCCAACGAAGCCGATCGCGATATTCAATTGCGAGCAGACATTAAAGTCATGGGTAGTTTACTGGGACGAATCATTCAAACGCACGAAGGCGCGGAGGTACTGGAAAAGGTCGAAACCATGCGCGGCTTGGCCAAGACCTGGCGCGATCAAGGGGCAGGCCGCGATCCCAGTACGAAGCAAGCCGCTGACCAAACCTTTCAAAACCTCGCCGCGTACGCCAAGAGCTTCACCGATGCGGAACTCTTTACCGTTAGTCGGGCCTTTACGCACTTTTTGGCCATTGCGAATGCGGCCGAATCGCATCATCGTGGACGGCGTCTGAAGCAATCACGCCTTCTTTCGGACGAGTCGTCGGGAGCGCTCTATCCCAAGCCGGACAGTGTTGGAGGGGTTCTTCCTTCTCTGCTCGCTCAGGGACACGATGCGGACGCGATCTACGACGCCCTCACGTCGCAAACCACCGAGCTTGTTTTGACAGCCCATCCGACTGAAGTTAATCGGCGCACTATTCTCAACAAGAAGCGCAGGATCCAGCGCATTCTCACCATGGCCGATCAACAGCGTCAGCTTGGTGCCTCTAGCGTCTTTGAGCAAGCCGAACTCAATGACGCCTTGTATCGGGAGATCTCCAGTATTTGGCTATCTGATGAAGTCTCTCGTATCAAACCATCTCCAGAAACGGAAGCTGAAAAAGGAACGCTCGTGTTGGAAACGGTGTTGTGGGAGGCCGTACCGACCTTTTTGCGTAAATTGGACGCCACCACGCGCGAGTTCCTCGGTAAGCCTTTGCCTCTCGATTCGTCCCCGATTCGGTTTGCATCCTGGATGGGCGGAGATCGGGACGGGAATCCTAACGTGAAACCGGATACGACCCGGCAAGTGTGCTTGCGTAATCGTCAAAAGGCAGCCACCCTTTTTGCCCGTAATTTGCGAACGCTCGAGGCGGAGTTATCCTTGACCACGTGCAGCCGCGAAGTCCGGGAAGTGGTAGGCGCTGCCCGAGAACCTTACCGTATATTCTTACAGCCCATGATTCGGAAAATGGAAGCGACCACTGATTGGGCCGCCCAAGAGTTGGCGATTTTGCAAAAACGTCGTAGCGGTGACAAGAGTGCCTCGGGTATTGCATCTGTCGCTAGCACCAACGTGGAAGGCATCTACCTTGATCAGGAAGAATTCAGGGCGGAACTGCTCACAATCTACCGCTCTCTACAAGAAACAGGAAACGAAGTGGCTGCCAGCGGCATTTTGACAGATATTATTCGGAATCTTTCCTCCTTTGGGTTGACGCTCATTCCTTTGGACGTCCGCCAGGAAAGCGACCGCCACGAAGAAGCCCTAGACGCTATTACCCGGTACCTCGGATTAGGTAGTTACATACAGTGGGATGAACAGACGCGCGTTAGCTGGTTGACAACTCAAATTTCGTCCAAACGCCCATTGCTTCGAGCAGGAGTCTGGTACGAACATCCGGACTACTTCTCGCCAACCGCAATTGATACACTAGAAATCTCTCGAATGATTGCCGAACAGCACGAAGGGAGTTTGGGGGCCTACGTCATTAGTCAAGCGACCAGTGCAAGCGATGTCCTTGCCGTGCTCTTGCTGCAATTGGATGCTGGTGTCAAAAAGCCTCTTCGTGTCGCGCCTCTTTTTGAAACTTTGGACGATCTGAACGGCGCCGCTGATACAATGCGACAGCTGTTCAGTCTTCCTGCGTACATGGGTACCATAGGTGGGAAGCAAGAGGTCATGATAGGTTACTCCGATTCCGCGAAAGATGCCGGTCGAATGGCGGCAACGTGGGCTCAATATGAGACACAAGAGACGTTGGCCAAGCTCGCCAAAGAATTTGGAGTCGACATGACGTTTTTCCACGGGAAGGGTGGTACCGTTGGCCGTGGTGGTAATCCGCAAACCTTCACAGCCATTATGGCACATGCGCCGAAAACGATCAACGGGCACTTCCGCGTAACCGAACAAGGTGAAATGATCAGCCAGAACTTTGGATACGCAGATCGCGCCGAACGTACAATGGATATTTACACTGCTGCGGTCCTGGCCGAGAAGCTGAGTGAACGACCGAAGGTCAAAGACGAATGGAGAAGTATGATGAAGATCTTGTCGGATATTAGCTGCGAAGCCTACCGCCAGGTCGTACGCAAAGATGAGCGCTTCGTACCCTACTTTCGCTCCGCTACCCCCGAACTAGAACTCTCGAACCTCAACATTGGATCGCGGCCCGCCAAACGAAAGGCGACGGGAGGTGTCGAAAGTCTTCGCGCTATTCCTTGGAACTTTGCTTGGACCCAGACTCGATTCAATCTACCCACGTGGTTGGGCGTTGGCGATGCCATCGGACAACTGCTAAAGAGCGATAGAGCTCCTTTACTCCGGGAACTCTATCGTGAAGCGCGCGCCTTTCAAACCATGGTGGATTTGGTCGAAATGGTCCTGGCAAAATCCGAGCCCGCGATTGCCGCTCACTACGACAGTGTTCTCGTCAAGGACCCCAAGGCGAAAGAACTAGGTAAGGAGGTTCGTCAACTTCACATGGCGACGGAAGAGGCAATTCTAGATTTGACGGAACACAAAAAGTTGGGCGAAAACAACGCGGTGCTTCAGCGTGCTCTGGTTGTGCGCAATCCCTACGTAGATTGCCTGAATATTTTGCAAGTCGAGACCTTGGATAGGCTCCGGCAAGTGGAAGAAGGGAAGGAAGATAAGGTCTTGAAGGACGCGCTCCTCACGACCATTACAGGGGTTGCCAATGGAATGGGCAACACTGGTTAA
- a CDS encoding predicted protein translates to MKFALILVLLLSLTELSVQDEESGNLRWGKPKLRYIWRSVFSNYADGDSIGEQGEVDTDSPITPRPVPSPTKLPTVSPVVIPLPDHCGCFECDEAAWNKEVTDQSGKFSCGTRVQGVQNQLSITEEEACLVVAGDNLPTICGPACNPRRCDGRFPEETPAPSITPNDIEMLPETDIDCFPEFSSRQRYENVWNNFTVEVKENPIGFLCLPFNNRFKRETVSLVNDELTMQFKKDQNFWTGSEVRIVLPQDQMPYTYGKFSFSVKAVRVVKAGSGTIVSNILPQGIAFGMFTRDPTESLEENFRHEVYMEISRWNRTAGMDLQFLVSPLGLPQVKRFFSGGNGYDQSGHVWEFDWAPTSINWSGPNNITHSYSTQQAYDFGIPDRVQCLPANVEVRLNLYNLGGLDTPTGMQNNDVVEVVIDRFSYTPSGETAVADGETCSKHCQCESESLCINAKCTSTP, encoded by the coding sequence ATGAAGTTTGCTCTGATTCTTGTCCTGCTCCTTTCCTTGACAGAGTTGTCTGTGCAAGACGAAGAGTCAGGGAATCTCCGTTGGGGTAAGCCCAAACTCCGATACATTTGGAGATCTGTGTTTAGTAATTATGCAGACGGTGATTCCATTGGTGAGCAAGGAGAGGTCGACACCGATTCGCCAATTACACCACGTCCTGTTCCGAGTCCGACGAAGTTGCCTACTGTTTCCCCAGTGGTGATTCCGTTACCTGATCACTGTGGTTGCTTTGAATGTGACGAAGCCGCATGGAACAAGGAGGTGACGGACCAGTCAGGAAAATTTTCTTGTGGAACCCGAGTTCAAGGTGTTCAGAATCAGCTCAGCATCACTGAGGAAGAAGCCTGTCTCGTGGTGGCCGGAGACAACTTGCCGACCATTTGCGGGCCGGCTTGCAATCCCCGGCGATGCGATGGCAGATTTCCTGAAGAAACTCCCGCCCCTTCCATAACACCCAACGATATCGAGATGCTTCCAGAGACGGATATCGATTGTTTCCCGGAATTTTCCAGTCGGCAGCGCTACGAGAATGTTTGGAATAACTTTACAGTTGAAGTTAAGGAGAATCCGATTGGGTTTTTGTGTCTTCCATTCAACAATCGGTTCAAACGAGAAACCGTTTCCCTTGTCAATGACGAGCTGACCATGCAGTTTAAGAAAGATCAGAACTTCTGGACTGGAAGCGAGGTTCGAATTGTTTTACCCCAGGATCAGATGCCCTATACGTACGGtaaattttccttttctgtgAAGGCAGTCCGTGTGGTGAAGGCTGGTAGCGGCACCATTGTGTCTAATATTCTACCGCAAGGTATAGCATTCGGTATGTTCACGAGAGATCCAACCGAGAGCCTTGAGGAAAACTTTAGGCATGAGGTATACATGGAGATTTCGCGTTGGAATAGAACCGCCGGTATGGACCTTCAGTTTCTCGTGTCACCACTTGGCCTACCCCAGGTGAAGCGATTCTTTTCCGGAGGAAATGGATACGACCAGTCAGGTCATGTTTGGGAATTCGATTGGGCGCCCACCTCTATCAATTGGAGCGGTCCCAACAACATAACACATTCGTATTCGACACAGCAAGCGTACGACTTCGGCATTCCTGATCGAGTCCAATGCCTTCCAGCAAATGTTGAGGTTCGTTTGAATCTTTACAATCTTGGTGGACTCGACACACCGACAGGTATGCAAAACAATGATGTCGTTGAAGTCGTTATTGATCGATTCTCGTATACGCCCTCAGGCGAGACTGCTGTTGCCGATGGTGAAACATGTTCCAAGCATTGCCAGTGTGAATCCGAATCGCTTTGCATCAATGCCAAGTGCACATCAACTCCATGA
- a CDS encoding predicted protein yields DNYSIYVGQVDYSTTPEELLAHFEACGTVERVTIVCDKFTGKPKGFAYLEFENESSVENALKLDESEFKGRQLKITHKRVNQPGMAGGPPRGRGGFR; encoded by the exons GACAATTATTCGATTTACGTCGGACAGGTCGATTACTCAACAACACCAGAGGAGCTTTTGGCACACTTTGAAGCCTGTGGGACCGTCGAACGTGTGACAATTGTTTGTGATAAGTTTACAGGGAAACCGAAAG GATTCGCCTACTTGGAGTTTGAG AACGAGTCGTCCGTGGAAAATGCGTTGAAACTCGACGAATCCGAGTTTAAGGGCCGACAACTCAAAATAACCCACAAGCGGGTTAATCAACCCGGTATGGCGGGAGGTCCACCACGCGGACGAGGAGGCTTTCGA
- a CDS encoding predicted protein, giving the protein VAFSGGIDSSVVAAAVHAVQTSTETAIAVLGVSNAVPEEQVLLARRISSHIGIPLTEVPTTEGSDDIYIANAGQACLACKTHLYSTLSAIAAHAKHSDGGRQLYNGTNSDDLKDPTRLGLIAAENFKVLSPLRELTKAKVRVVARHMGLPNWNYAASPCLRSRLALGVEASVDHLHRIERAERFVKTR; this is encoded by the coding sequence GTAGCGTTTTCGGGAGGAATTGACTCGTCCGTtgtcgctgctgctgtgcATGCTGTCCAGACAAGTACAGAAACGGCTATAGCCGTTCTGGGTGTTTCAAACGCCGTTCCGGAGGAGCAAGTCCTCCTTGCCCGGAGAATAAGCAGCCATATTGGTATACCACTGACTGAAGTTCCCACGACGGAAGGATCGGACGATATTTATATAGCCAATGCTGGCCAAGCTTGTTTGGCATGCAAAACTCATCTGTATTCGACGCTAAGCGCGATTGCGGCGCACGCCAAACATTCTGATGGAGGCCGACAATTGTACAACGGAACGAACTCAGATGATCTGAAGGATCCAACCCGACTCGGGTTGATTGCGGCGGAAAATTTTAAGGTTCTATCTCCATTGCGAGAATTGACCAAGGCAAAGGTCCGTGTCGTAGCCCGTCACATGGGATTACCGAACTGGAATTACGCGGCATCGCCCTGTCTGCGATCTCGATTGGCCCTCGGCGTGGAAGCGTCGGTTGATCACTTACACCGGATTGAACGAGCCGAACGTTTTGTGAAGACAAGA
- a CDS encoding predicted protein codes for MKQQRDALMTALNSGFKNFFKNVSIPDENRDPLGRPVHYAHAWAEYRRQAREIQRRFGGETGDVLGFGQDDCGQIGYVLSKDEDKPTTYLPFVIKSLVRKDVRQISAGGVHSLAVTADGDAYSWGTDDDGTLGRKNEADTAIDATTPSPVVGFRTVDGINEDRQIVQVCAGASHSLFLSYSGNVYSSGMMKDMDSGKFRDIQTVEDDPAGYNEKPVHVALMPKKVTFISTTTAFSAAILEDGTMVTWDCSKGFGNHGELARTATMGAKKNKEGRPDLGQGFFYTTKQEDGDGNVRFVATPSLVREHFLTPKPPIWSFGSPQKKVINVACGSYHLLAVAREPDDAKLRVYSSGINNYGQLGQGDFGVETERHELTMIKALEDENIVKVACGEFHSLALNLIGTKVFAFGRADYGQLGTKLFDFGECGATPEQVAFPSEERVIIADIDAGSSHSMAITIDDEVYSWGFGDGNTGFGDVQSDVVYPRKLTLTAKQINAKGRVLATSGGGQHGLMLVKRYAFQT; via the exons ATGAAGCAGCAGAGAGATGCCTTAATGACAGCACTCAATAGTGGATTCAAGAATTTTTTTAAAAATGTATCCATTCCTGACGAGAATCGGGACCCGCTAGGACGTCCCGTACACTACGCCCACGCTTGGGCCGAGTATCGTCGGCAGGCACGGGAAATTCAACGCCGATTTGGTGGAGAGACTGGGGACGTGTTAGGCTTCGGACAAGATGATTGCGGCCAAATTGGCTACGTCCTTTCTAAGGACGAAGACAAGCCAACAACCTACTTGCCCTTTGTCATCAAGTCGCTCGTTCGCAAGGATGTTCGTCAGATTTCGGCCGGTGGTGTACATTCGCTTGCCGTCACGGCGGACGGTGACGCCTACTCATGGGGTACTGACGATGACGGCACGCTTGGCCGTAAAAACGAAGCAGACACAGCGATTGATGCCACCACGCCGAGTCCGGTCGTCGGTTTTCGTACGGTGGACGGAATCAACGAAGATAGGC AAATTGTTCAAGTATGCGCCGGTGCGAGCCATTCCCTCTTTCTATCCTACAGTGGAAATGTATATTCTTCAGG AATGATGAAAGACATGGATTCGGGTAAATTCCGTGACATACAAACCGTCGAAGATGACCCTGCTGGCTATAATGAGAAACCGGTGCATGTGGCTCTGATGCCTAAAAAGGTCACTTTTATTTCCACGACGACCGCATTTTCTGCAGCCATTTTGGAGGATGGAACAATGGTGACCTGGG ATTGCtcgaaaggatttggaaaccatGGGGAGCTGGCTCGTACGGCCACCATGGgcgcaaagaaaaacaaggaAGGAAGACCCGATTTAGGGCAAGGCTTCTTCTACACGACAAAGCAAGAAGACGGGGACGGCAATGTCCGATTTGTGGCCACTCCTTCGTTGGTTCGTGAACACTTTTTGACTCCCAAGCCCCCCATCTGGTCCTTTGGGAGTCCACAAAAGAAAGTGATCAATGTAGCATGTGGTTCGTATCACCTGTTGGCGGTTGCACGGGAACCTGACGATGCAAAGTTGCGGGTGTACTCAAGTGGCATCAACAATTATGGCCAGTTGGGACAAGGTGACTTTGGAGTAGAGACCGAGCGCCATGAGCTCACAATG ATTAAGGCATTGGAAGATGAAAATATAGTCAAGGTTGCATGCGGTGAATTTCATTCCTTGGCTCTCAATCTAATTGGTACGAAAGTATTCGCGTTCGGCCGTGCGGACTACGGTCAGCTCGGGACCAAACTTTTCGACTTTGGTGAATGCGGGGCAACTCCCGAACAGGTCGCCTTTCCCAGTGAGGAACGTGTCATAATAGCAGATATTGATGCTGGAAGTTCTCACTCGATGGCGATTACCATCGATGACGAAGTGTATTCTTGGGGCTTCGGAGATGGCAACACTGGATTTGGCGATGTTCAAAGTGATGTTGTATATCCACGAAAGCTAACACTCACGGCCAAGCAAATCAATGCCAAGGGCCGAGTTCTTGCCACCAGCGGTGGTGGACAGCATGGGCTTATGCTAGTCAAGCGATACGCATTTCAGACGTAA
- a CDS encoding predicted protein, translating to MSSNSIHKAISKRLQKAIDHFTVNGKLPVEVEWKPYQIDPGTEPNGEEFNAYCKRRWGGSGWTQHLQSEGVKNGARFSNWKWWPNTLRGHQWIMYGKEKHGLDTNKANEVLFRALYEQGENLSDTETLIRLAENTLPEVDVEDLRDYITKDKGAARVMQEIDRGRRAFGIQGVPFFVVGATGLATPYAFSGAQASESFLEVFEELSEKLKD from the exons ATGTCTTCAAACTCAATTCACAAGGCCATATCG AAACGACTCCAAAAAGCAATCGAccacttcacagtcaatgggaAACTTCCGGTAGAAGTTGAGTGGAAGCCATATCAGATCGATCCTGGTACAGAGCCTAACGGAGAAGAGTTCAACGCGTATTGCAAGCGTCGCTGGGGTGGGTCGGGTTGGACACAACATCTACAGAGCGAAGGCGTCAAGAACGGAGCCCGTTTTTCGAACTGGAAATGGTGGCCGAATACGCTGCGTGGACACCAATGGATTATGTACGGAAAAGAGAAGCACGGCTTGGACACGAATAAAGCGAATGAAGTGCTTTTTAGAGCGCTGTATGAGCAAGGTGAAAACCTTAGCGATACTGAAACCTTGATTCGGTTGGCAGAGAACACACTGCCAGAAGTGGACGTTGAGGACTTGAGAGACTATATCACCAAAGACAAAGGCGCTGCGAGGGTAATGCAAGAAATTGATCGGGGACGCCGAGCTTTCGGTATCCAAGGAGTTCcattttttgttgttggtgcaaCAGGATTGGCTACCCCCTATGCTTTTTCTGGAGCCCAAGCTTCTGAGTCATTTCTTGAAGTGTTCGAAGAGCTTTCAGAGAAGCTCAAGGATTAG
- a CDS encoding predicted protein, which produces MKEASSKQKPNEAKPTPRSMYLQPGICFQRERLLVKQSSQGREQFVSHGHRSSPTNEAEATERRVWGAKIKLEYLDLLPNDAHQIRNVIVVAEPTSVVVARIEKYMKDMSICYVFRSEEKELYCRTSKLLHFVVKFFKTSKSETAVNVERRKGCAIQMQSVRRSLFKAVLAGNLSKSQYVHNDCHSSLRRKKFCPDIEKMFQANCRQQRKSWQLQRQGSNCSQDMKSCGSLIGSGCDDQTRLGLESLVYMTSPNTVASTTSEKVSRALVLNEGPCGDLLRKDLVFCLERSNPALNHESLSTSWRSGFGEEMGMDDMQLLALQILTNALAIVSKLPVRLREKIDPNSLFWKSLFSILRMNLAVASEFPQEGAISAKCFGFLELLAPEIANILVDERLLSNLVAAYEYGKQHHSDLEIESQRLLRQLSSHLERESQL; this is translated from the coding sequence ATGAAAGAAGCAAGTAGCAAACAAAAACCGAACGAGGCGAAACCAACTCCAAGGAGCATGTACCTACAGCCAGGAATATGTTTCCAGAGAGAACGCTTACTAGTCAAACAATCCTCTCAGGGAAGAGAGCAATTTGTTTCTCATGGACACCGATCGTCGCCCACAAACGAAGCAGAGGCCACAGAACGTAGGGTTTGGGGTGCGAAAATCAAGTTGGAATATCTTGATTTACTTCCCAATGATGCTCATCAAATTCGAAACGTCATCGTAGTGGCTGAGCCGACCAGTGTCGTCGTAGCTCGAATTGAGAAATACATGAAAGATATGTCGATTTGCTATGTATTCCGTTCGGAAGAGAAAGAGCTATATTGCCGGACTTCGAAGCTGCTACATTTCGTTGTAAAGTTTTTTAAAACCAGCAAGTCTGAAACGGCCGTCAATGTGGAACGGCGGAAAGGTTGTGCTATCCAAATGCAGTCTGTTCGGCGTAGCCTCTTCAAAGCCGTGCTTGCCGGAAATTTATCTAAGAGTCAATATGTACACAACGACTGTCACTCATCATTAAGAAGGAAGAAGTTTTGTCCTGATATTGAGAAAATGTTTCAAGCTAACTGCAGGCAACAGCGAAAGTCATGGCAATTGCAAAGGCAGGGCTCGAATTGTAGTCAAGACATGAAATCATGTGGATCGTTGATCGGAAGTGGTTGCGATGATCAGACTCGACTTGGATTGGAGAGTCTAGTCTACATGACCAGTCCAAATACGGTAGCAAGCACGACGTCAGAGAAGGTGTCACGAGCTCTGGTACTTAACGAAGGGCCATGCGGTGATTTGCTTCGGAAAGACCTTGTATTCTGTTTGGAACGCTCGAACCCAGCTTTAAACCACGAGAGTCTGTCAACGAGCTGGAGAAGCGGGTTTGGGGAAGAAATGGGCATGGACGACATGCAACTTCTTGCGCTTCAAATTCTCACAAACGCCCTAGCTATCGTGTCAAAGCTACCGGTGAGACTACGCGAAAAAATTGACCCAAACTCACTTTTTTGGAAGTCACTTTTTTCAATACTGAGGATGAATCTCGCGGTGGCTTCAGAGTTTCCCCAGGAGGGGGCCATTTCGGCGAAATGCTTTGGATTTTTGGAACTGCTTGCGCCAGAAATAGCGAATATACTAGTGGACGAGCGTCTCTTGTCAAATTTGGTGGCTGCATACGAGTATGGCAAACAGCACCATTCAGACCTTGAAATTGAATCGCAAAGGTTGCTTCGACAGTTAAGCAGCCATCTTGAACGAGAATCGCAATTGTAG